The stretch of DNA AGCTGTTCAGGCGTTAGTTGGTATTCTGCGCCGCAGTGCGGACAGCTCGCCTCAGTGATTGACATAGTTTTGCTTTCTCATCATGGTGTTGCGCCTATTGTAGTGCGTAAGGCCAATAAAACACAAAAACAAAGCCGCTGAAAATTTGACCAGCTTGGCAAAAAAATGATTATTTTGAGATTTTAACCCCTTGCAGGCACAGCCATTGCGCCTCATGGTAGAAATGCTCAAAGGCAATCTCGGTATAGGCATCGAGAATCTCGCCTTGTTGCTCGCTTAAAAGGCCCGATAATAATAATATGCCACCCGGCTTTAAACGAGCACTCAGCTGTGCGGCCATCTCGACCAGCGGCCCAGCCAGTATGTTGGCAATCACGATATCATAGCGCTGCTCGATGGGCTCCTCGCCGGCCAGATAAAGCGCGAAGCGCGCTGGCTCAATGCCATTGCGCTCGGCATTTTCACGACTGGCAGTAATCGCCTGCGGGTCAATATCAGTTCCAACCGCAGTATCAGCGCCGAGCAATAAGCCGGCAATCGCCAGCACGCCTGAGCCGCAGCCAACATCCAATAAGGATCGGTGCTGCACATCTAGCCCGTTCAGAGCACGCAGGCACATAGCGGTAGTAGGGTGAGTGCCGGTACCAAATGCCAAGCCAGGGTCCAAACGAATATTAACTGCATTCGCGTCCACCGGTTGGTGCCAGCTAGGGCAAATCCAGAGCTTATCGCCAAACTGGATCGGCTCAAAGTCGTCCATCCACTCGCGCTCCCAGTCGCGATCCTGCAATAGCTCAAGCTCATAACGCGGCAATGGCTGGCCATACGCCTGCTCAGCCGCATCCAATAATAGCTGGCTATCGCTGTCTGCATCGAACAAAGCGGTCAGCAATAGCGCATCCCAAAGCGGTGTTTCATGTAGGCCGGGTTCCAAAATAGCCTGATCTGCGGCATCGGCATAAGTCACTGAGACTGCACCAGCAGTAAACAGTGCGTCCTCTAACGCCTGCTGCTGTTCACTATCGGTTGAAAATTGGACTTGTAACCAGGCCATAGATTTCCTCTGCAACGCATACTAATGTCGGCGCATAGTATCACTGCCTCAGCATAAGCAAAAGCACCCGCCTGTTATTGTAACTGCGGTTTTTTCTGCAGCTTGCGCTGTAAGGTTCGACGATGCATATTTAGCTGTTTAGCCGTGCGCGAGATATTGCCGTCGTTTTCTGATAGCACGCGTTGAATATGCTCCCATTCCAGGCGCTTCGGCGACATCGTCGGAGCATCATTTTGATCAGCGTGGTCATTTGGCTGTGGCGCCGCCATCAGCTTTAAAATATCAGCCACGTTAACTGGCTTTGGCAAGTAGTCATCGGCACCGTTCTTAATCGCCTCGACCGTTGTCGCAATCGAAGCAAAGCCAGTAATCATAATAATCTTGGCCTGCGGCAGCCGCTGACGAAGCTCTGGAATTATGCCAAGCGAAGTCTGCTCCGCTAATTTTAAATCTAGCAACACTAGGTCAAATTGTTCCTGCTCAAGCTCACGTGCTAACAGATTTGCACAATCGAACTCATGACTACATTGGTGTTGCTGCCTGGCAAAGCCAGCAATCAATGCCTTCGCGAAAGCAAGATCATCCTCTAACAGCAAAATGTTTAGCGACTTTGGCATTGCATCAGTCATACTGGGCACCCGTGAGCTCTGATTTCACGTCGGCTGCAGCCACTACAGGCACGCGAACCCGCATAA from Pseudomonadales bacterium encodes:
- a CDS encoding response regulator yields the protein MPKSLNILLLEDDLAFAKALIAGFARQQHQCSHEFDCANLLARELEQEQFDLVLLDLKLAEQTSLGIIPELRQRLPQAKIIMITGFASIATTVEAIKNGADDYLPKPVNVADILKLMAAPQPNDHADQNDAPTMSPKRLEWEHIQRVLSENDGNISRTAKQLNMHRRTLQRKLQKKPQLQ
- the prmA gene encoding 50S ribosomal protein L11 methyltransferase, producing MAWLQVQFSTDSEQQQALEDALFTAGAVSVTYADAADQAILEPGLHETPLWDALLLTALFDADSDSQLLLDAAEQAYGQPLPRYELELLQDRDWEREWMDDFEPIQFGDKLWICPSWHQPVDANAVNIRLDPGLAFGTGTHPTTAMCLRALNGLDVQHRSLLDVGCGSGVLAIAGLLLGADTAVGTDIDPQAITASRENAERNGIEPARFALYLAGEEPIEQRYDIVIANILAGPLVEMAAQLSARLKPGGILLLSGLLSEQQGEILDAYTEIAFEHFYHEAQWLCLQGVKISK